In Thermobaculum terrenum ATCC BAA-798, one genomic interval encodes:
- a CDS encoding dihydroxy-acid dehydratase, which translates to MELRSRRWFDRQGELGLQHRSVLRTLGMNPELFRGKPVIGIANTWSELNNCNLGLRALAAAVKRGVMAAGGVPLEFNSISLGEELMKPTAMLYRNLLAMEVEETLRSYPIDGVVLLGGCDKTIPAQLMAAASANIPAIQVCAGPKIPGCWRGHRLGSGVALWEYMDKYRLGEVDGSSAEELEARYSASVGTCNTMGTASTMAVLAEALGMMLPGTSTIPAVDSRRLAAAEKSGFAIVNLVQRQIKPSDIMTRDAFENALIVYSAIGGSTNAVIHLLAMAGRLGIDLQLADFDRVARMVPMLVDVEPSGEKLMDDFDAAGGVPALMRELQHMLSLGCLTVTGETLGKNLESAPEPQGDTIRSLASAPYADGSIAVLHGNLVPRGAILRTSTASPDLLRHSGPALVFESYEDMLQRIDDPDLPVTPSSVLVLRNAGPVGGPGMPEWGAIPIPRKMLSRGIKDMLRISDARMSGTSSGTIVLHACPEAAVGGPLGLLRDGDMVEIDVASRKLSVLLDEEEMDHRRQEWRPPPRKHVRGYPLLYMEHVLQADEGCDFDFLRLVPGEDLGLVEPVVGRS; encoded by the coding sequence GTGGAGCTGAGAAGTCGAAGATGGTTTGACAGGCAGGGCGAGCTCGGGCTGCAGCACCGGTCGGTGCTGCGTACCCTGGGAATGAATCCCGAGTTGTTCCGGGGTAAGCCCGTGATAGGCATAGCCAACACATGGAGCGAGCTGAACAACTGCAATCTGGGGTTGCGAGCGTTGGCCGCCGCTGTCAAGAGAGGGGTGATGGCTGCCGGAGGGGTCCCTCTGGAGTTCAACTCCATATCTCTGGGCGAGGAGCTGATGAAGCCTACCGCCATGCTGTACAGGAACCTGCTCGCCATGGAGGTCGAGGAGACCCTGAGGTCCTACCCGATAGACGGCGTGGTGCTGCTCGGAGGCTGTGACAAGACCATACCAGCGCAGCTAATGGCGGCCGCCAGCGCCAACATCCCGGCGATTCAGGTGTGCGCAGGTCCCAAGATCCCTGGCTGCTGGCGGGGGCACAGGCTAGGATCGGGGGTTGCTCTGTGGGAGTACATGGACAAGTACAGGCTCGGGGAGGTGGATGGGTCGAGTGCCGAGGAGCTGGAGGCGCGCTACTCGGCCAGCGTCGGCACCTGCAACACTATGGGAACCGCCTCCACGATGGCTGTGCTGGCCGAGGCGTTGGGCATGATGCTGCCTGGCACATCCACCATCCCAGCCGTGGATTCCAGAAGACTCGCGGCTGCCGAGAAGAGCGGCTTTGCGATCGTCAATCTGGTCCAAAGGCAGATAAAACCCTCGGATATCATGACCCGGGACGCGTTCGAGAACGCATTGATAGTCTACTCAGCGATAGGGGGCTCCACGAACGCGGTGATCCACCTCCTGGCGATGGCTGGCAGGCTGGGAATCGATCTGCAACTTGCAGATTTCGATCGTGTGGCTCGCATGGTCCCGATGCTGGTAGATGTGGAGCCGTCCGGCGAGAAGCTGATGGACGACTTCGACGCAGCGGGCGGAGTGCCCGCGCTGATGCGCGAGCTCCAACACATGCTCTCGCTAGGCTGCCTGACGGTCACCGGTGAGACTCTGGGCAAGAACCTGGAGTCAGCCCCAGAGCCACAGGGCGACACCATCAGGTCGTTGGCCTCTGCCCCCTATGCGGACGGCAGCATAGCGGTGCTCCATGGTAACCTCGTGCCGAGGGGGGCTATCCTGAGGACCAGCACGGCTTCTCCCGATCTGCTACGGCACTCTGGGCCCGCGCTGGTCTTTGAGAGTTATGAGGATATGCTCCAGAGGATAGATGACCCTGACCTGCCGGTGACCCCGTCCTCTGTGCTCGTGCTGCGCAATGCCGGGCCGGTCGGTGGGCCGGGTATGCCCGAGTGGGGTGCCATCCCCATACCACGCAAGATGCTATCCAGGGGCATCAAGGACATGTTACGCATCAGCGATGCGCGCATGAGCGGCACCAGTTCGGGCACCATAGTGCTGCACGCCTGTCCCGAGGCAGCCGTAGGGGGGCCTCTGGGATTGCTGAGGGACGGGGACATGGTGGAGATAGACGTTGCCTCCCGCAAGTTATCTGTGCTCCTGGATGAGGAGGAGATGGACCATCGTAGGCAAGAGTGGAGGCCACCTCCGCGCAAGCACGTCCGGGGCTACCCCCTGCTCTACATGGAGCACGTCCTGCAGGCCGATGAGGGCTGCGACTTCGATTTTCTTAGGCTGGTCCCAGGGGAAGATCTGGGCCTGGTTGAACCGGTTGTAGGTAGATCCTGA
- a CDS encoding glycoside hydrolase: MAPRITIIGAGSAVFSLSLIRDLCLTPNLSGSTVVFMDIDPDRLDVVYNLCRRYATEVGTQLYLESSTDRRQALQGADFVVNTALAAGHHRLREGWDKARKLGYRLGGSLHVMHDEAFWINFYQIRLFEEVLQDIMELCPDAWYLQVANPVLAGITYLSRKYPQVQMVGLCHGFSGVYHLADVLKLDRDKLTFQVPGVNHHVWLTHIYHNGQDVFPLLEDWIAQEAPAYWENCGWSDDLGPKAIDLYRRFGVFPIGDTCTPGGGSWPWWYHTSEEVERCWREDPAGWWQRYFQWGESKVRQMAQLAADPNARLIDHFPPKASGEVMVPMMESLYFDVPKVLIGNVPNTHEFVPGLPRDIAVEVPLLASRRGLEPVHTDGLPGPVIDHILRDRVAPVNMELAAYEHGSLELLRQLVLMDPWTRSEEQAAKLVEEILSLPGHEAMREHYR, from the coding sequence ATGGCACCAAGAATAACGATCATAGGGGCTGGCAGTGCTGTGTTCTCTCTTAGCCTCATACGAGATCTCTGCCTGACTCCCAATCTAAGTGGTAGCACAGTCGTGTTCATGGATATAGATCCAGACAGGTTGGATGTCGTGTACAACCTTTGCCGTAGGTATGCCACGGAGGTGGGCACACAGCTTTACCTTGAGAGCTCCACGGATCGCAGGCAGGCGCTGCAGGGGGCGGACTTTGTGGTGAACACCGCACTGGCTGCGGGTCACCATAGGCTGCGTGAGGGTTGGGATAAGGCGCGCAAGCTGGGTTATCGCCTCGGCGGTAGCCTTCACGTGATGCATGACGAGGCCTTCTGGATCAACTTCTACCAGATCAGGCTCTTCGAGGAAGTCCTCCAGGACATTATGGAGCTATGCCCCGATGCCTGGTACCTACAAGTAGCCAATCCGGTCCTGGCTGGCATAACCTATCTGTCCCGCAAGTACCCCCAAGTCCAGATGGTCGGCCTATGCCACGGTTTCTCCGGTGTGTATCACCTGGCAGATGTGCTCAAGCTCGACAGAGACAAGCTCACCTTCCAGGTGCCTGGGGTCAACCACCACGTCTGGCTGACGCATATCTACCATAACGGTCAGGATGTCTTCCCTCTCCTCGAGGACTGGATAGCGCAAGAAGCTCCAGCCTATTGGGAGAACTGTGGCTGGAGTGATGATCTCGGGCCCAAGGCCATCGACCTCTACCGCAGGTTCGGGGTGTTCCCTATAGGCGACACCTGCACCCCGGGAGGCGGATCATGGCCCTGGTGGTACCATACCAGCGAGGAGGTCGAGCGGTGCTGGCGGGAGGACCCGGCAGGCTGGTGGCAGCGCTATTTCCAGTGGGGGGAGAGCAAAGTTAGGCAGATGGCCCAGCTGGCAGCTGATCCAAACGCCAGGCTCATCGATCATTTCCCTCCGAAGGCTTCGGGCGAGGTCATGGTGCCTATGATGGAGTCGCTGTACTTTGATGTGCCCAAGGTGCTCATAGGGAACGTGCCGAACACGCACGAGTTCGTGCCGGGCCTACCGAGGGATATCGCCGTGGAGGTGCCTTTGCTGGCGAGCAGGCGAGGCCTTGAGCCCGTGCACACTGATGGCCTGCCCGGACCCGTCATCGACCACATACTTCGCGACAGGGTAGCTCCGGTCAATATGGAGCTTGCAGCCTACGAGCACGGTAGCTTGGAGCTGCTGCGCCAGCTAGTGCTCATGGACCCATGGACCCGCTCCGAAGAGCAGGCAGCTAAGTTGGTTGAGGAGATACTTAGCCTGCCAGGGCATGAGGCCATGAGGGAGCACTACAGGTAG
- a CDS encoding carbohydrate ABC transporter permease, giving the protein MIRASAFPHREQAWRWLISLILTLVAVVDLYPIFFMAANTLKTNAEYLTNPLGMPRHWTYLDNYIGMFYRFDLPRLFFNTLLYILLAAALSLAISIPGAFALAKMNFPARGFLRMAIISTLIIPTITFIIPNYLLMSKLGLVDHYLSVVLLWGITSVPGTIFLLSAIMRGIPNEVLEAAKVDGAGFLQTLLWLVMPLSVPGIITVLIFNCTGWWNDLLLPLIFLQSDNKMTITVAVATIVGRYSSDYPLLITGLLLASIPPMGIYILMQRYIRQGLVIGSIK; this is encoded by the coding sequence ATGATCAGAGCAAGCGCTTTTCCCCACAGAGAGCAGGCTTGGAGATGGCTGATCTCCCTGATCCTCACGCTTGTGGCGGTGGTAGATCTGTACCCGATCTTCTTCATGGCGGCCAACACCCTGAAGACGAACGCCGAGTATCTTACCAATCCCCTAGGGATGCCGAGGCACTGGACATACCTGGATAACTACATAGGTATGTTCTACAGGTTCGATCTGCCAAGGCTTTTCTTCAACACGCTGCTGTACATCCTGTTGGCCGCAGCCCTGTCCTTGGCTATCTCTATCCCTGGGGCATTCGCCTTAGCCAAGATGAACTTCCCTGCAAGGGGCTTCTTACGGATGGCGATCATCTCCACGCTCATCATCCCAACCATAACCTTTATAATCCCCAACTACCTGCTGATGTCCAAACTGGGGCTGGTGGACCACTACTTGTCCGTCGTGCTGCTATGGGGGATTACTAGCGTGCCTGGGACGATCTTCCTGCTCAGCGCTATCATGAGGGGCATACCGAACGAGGTGCTGGAGGCAGCGAAGGTCGATGGTGCCGGCTTCCTGCAGACCCTCCTCTGGCTGGTGATGCCGCTCAGCGTGCCGGGCATCATCACCGTGCTGATATTCAACTGCACCGGCTGGTGGAACGACCTGCTTCTGCCCCTGATATTCCTCCAGTCAGACAACAAGATGACCATCACGGTCGCGGTCGCCACCATAGTCGGTAGGTATAGCAGCGACTATCCGCTACTCATCACTGGACTGCTGCTAGCGTCTATTCCCCCCATGGGCATCTACATCCTGATGCAGCGCTACATCAGGCAGGGGCTGGTGATAGGATCTATCAAGTAG
- a CDS encoding carbohydrate ABC transporter permease, translating into MSTLRGTGTGRALGQASKKAPGCVLSIGPGGLAKREAITAYLALLPSLASIGLLVWYPFINSIYHSFTRWDGYNSSWIGLHNYIDIISNGDLWMLLRTNAVFLLSVPGILLISLVLSVLLYEQVPGWWLFRSVYYLPTILSAAVVGMLMKTMFSPVGAVNQLLKDLGLAFLTTEWLSSTPTAFMVLILAFYWQTLGQGVLIFLSGLANVSTELFEAARIDGASWWQRFWKVTLPLLVPTIAYFMIINVIWIFVGLFALVYTVTGGGPGYSTTPIDYMIYLKAFQVGDMGYASALAVILFVIVAIVSGVQLKIFDKLTTE; encoded by the coding sequence ATGAGTACCTTACGCGGAACCGGCACCGGCAGGGCCCTGGGGCAAGCATCCAAGAAGGCACCAGGCTGTGTGCTCAGCATAGGACCTGGAGGGTTGGCCAAACGGGAGGCCATAACCGCCTACCTCGCGCTGCTCCCGTCGCTCGCGTCGATAGGCCTACTGGTATGGTACCCCTTCATCAACAGCATCTACCATAGCTTCACTCGCTGGGACGGCTACAACTCCAGCTGGATAGGGCTCCACAACTACATCGATATCATTAGCAACGGCGACCTATGGATGTTGCTAAGGACCAACGCCGTGTTCCTGCTATCCGTCCCCGGCATCCTCCTGATATCCCTGGTATTATCAGTGCTGCTGTACGAGCAGGTCCCAGGCTGGTGGCTCTTCAGATCGGTGTACTACCTGCCGACCATCCTGTCGGCTGCGGTAGTGGGCATGCTCATGAAAACCATGTTCTCTCCGGTGGGCGCAGTGAACCAGCTGCTAAAGGACCTCGGACTAGCTTTTCTAACGACCGAGTGGCTTAGCTCCACGCCCACGGCCTTCATGGTGCTCATACTGGCGTTCTACTGGCAGACGCTCGGGCAGGGAGTACTGATATTCCTCTCGGGGCTGGCCAATGTATCGACCGAGCTGTTCGAGGCAGCACGCATCGACGGAGCCAGCTGGTGGCAGAGGTTCTGGAAGGTCACATTGCCGCTGCTCGTGCCCACCATAGCCTACTTCATGATCATCAACGTGATATGGATCTTCGTCGGCCTGTTCGCCCTGGTGTACACGGTCACTGGTGGGGGGCCCGGGTACTCTACGACTCCGATCGACTACATGATCTACCTGAAGGCATTCCAGGTCGGGGACATGGGCTACGCCTCAGCACTGGCGGTGATCCTGTTCGTGATCGTGGCCATAGTTTCAGGCGTACAGCTAAAGATTTTCGACAAGCTCACTACGGAGTAG
- a CDS encoding ABC transporter substrate-binding protein has translation MSSTEQPLSRRSFLKIGGLALAGMAVACGAPQATAPTPKSGGASSAPVKITFWNALYPTEDPNKKKKREQFYIYQAIKRFESANPHITVELVSVPGDPQMFTKFRTASIAKNGPDVFGTWSGNYMLNLKQFLEPLDSYFTQPEKDRITGWEAVTEGFRPGQGKTYGVPAGSDGCVCIFYNKDLLSKAGVDPEKNWPSDFAGFLQVLQQIKTTGVIPLTLGGGGYVYHLLNYWIAQMIDGSPGLEELVTGKRKFSDPKLVSIVQNWTKLRPYTNPGAESAGDEAVQLFYRKKAAMTTGGFWIISDARTTLGDALGMVKIPNYSDDAPIKNGGVGGVGTAFVVSNYSKHKQEAVDFIKFLMSKEEQELKAKSGEGNLVNVKDVDPNELYKDPLLRLQYKWGNEPTTIFWPDNVFPAELTAEEVAQAQLAWTGKLSPKDFMEKLDNKRDELL, from the coding sequence ATGAGCAGCACTGAGCAGCCTTTATCAAGAAGGTCTTTTCTAAAGATAGGAGGCCTAGCATTAGCAGGCATGGCGGTTGCCTGCGGCGCGCCGCAGGCAACCGCCCCCACCCCGAAGAGCGGAGGCGCAAGCAGCGCCCCGGTCAAGATAACCTTTTGGAACGCCCTCTATCCGACAGAGGATCCCAACAAGAAGAAGAAACGCGAGCAGTTCTACATCTACCAGGCCATCAAGAGGTTCGAGTCGGCTAACCCTCACATCACAGTGGAGCTGGTATCCGTGCCTGGTGATCCGCAGATGTTCACCAAGTTCCGTACGGCCAGCATCGCCAAGAACGGGCCCGACGTCTTTGGCACCTGGTCCGGCAACTACATGCTCAATCTCAAGCAGTTCCTGGAGCCCCTGGACAGCTACTTCACCCAGCCAGAGAAGGACCGCATAACCGGTTGGGAAGCCGTCACAGAGGGCTTTAGGCCGGGTCAGGGCAAGACCTATGGCGTGCCGGCCGGGTCCGATGGCTGTGTGTGCATCTTCTACAACAAAGACCTGCTCTCGAAGGCAGGAGTGGATCCCGAGAAGAACTGGCCCTCGGACTTCGCAGGCTTTCTCCAGGTGCTCCAGCAGATCAAGACCACCGGGGTAATACCGCTGACGCTTGGAGGTGGTGGGTACGTCTATCACTTGTTGAACTACTGGATCGCGCAGATGATAGATGGCAGCCCAGGGCTGGAGGAGCTAGTCACTGGCAAGAGGAAGTTCAGCGACCCCAAGCTAGTGTCCATCGTCCAGAACTGGACCAAGCTGCGACCATACACTAATCCTGGTGCGGAGTCAGCTGGGGACGAAGCTGTCCAGCTCTTCTATCGGAAGAAGGCCGCCATGACGACGGGAGGATTCTGGATCATCTCTGATGCTCGCACAACCCTGGGGGATGCTCTAGGAATGGTCAAGATCCCGAACTACAGCGATGACGCCCCCATCAAGAACGGAGGCGTTGGAGGGGTGGGCACGGCCTTCGTGGTCTCCAACTACTCCAAGCACAAGCAGGAGGCAGTGGACTTCATCAAGTTCTTGATGAGCAAGGAGGAGCAGGAGCTGAAGGCCAAGTCCGGAGAGGGCAACCTAGTGAACGTGAAGGATGTTGACCCCAATGAGCTCTACAAGGACCCGTTGCTCAGGCTACAGTACAAGTGGGGCAACGAGCCGACCACTATATTCTGGCCGGACAACGTCTTCCCCGCCGAGCTCACGGCCGAAGAGGTAGCTCAGGCTCAACTAGCTTGGACCGGTAAGCTCAGCCCCAAGGACTTCATGGAGAAGCTGGATAACAAGCGCGACGAGCTGCTCTAG
- a CDS encoding GntR family transcriptional regulator: MEAVLKVPPVGQPRRYRELVYASIKEAILQGQFAPGQPLVEEEIARSLNVSRTPVREALLMLEHDGLIETKYGRGMYVRRLTREDFIDMFTANEVIEPYLARRACLYVTNDQIQQMEKVIQMGEEAASNEDVPTFLRSGREFHALIGEAADNRSLAEVVNRNEEKTDLFLMAYGKCLDRECMFASNREHRLIMQALVRRDPDEAARLVLFHCQSVRHRFSPLFNHEEEG, from the coding sequence GTGGAGGCGGTTCTGAAGGTTCCCCCCGTAGGTCAGCCCCGGCGCTACCGAGAGCTGGTGTACGCCTCCATCAAAGAGGCTATCCTCCAGGGCCAGTTCGCCCCTGGCCAGCCGTTGGTGGAAGAGGAGATCGCCAGGTCACTCAACGTTAGCAGGACCCCCGTCAGGGAGGCTCTGCTCATGCTCGAACACGATGGTCTGATAGAGACCAAGTATGGTCGTGGTATGTACGTGCGCAGGCTGACCCGGGAGGATTTTATCGATATGTTCACGGCCAATGAGGTGATCGAGCCTTACCTGGCAAGGCGAGCCTGTCTCTACGTAACCAATGACCAGATACAGCAGATGGAAAAGGTGATACAGATGGGGGAGGAGGCCGCCAGCAACGAGGACGTCCCTACCTTCCTGCGCTCCGGCAGGGAGTTTCATGCGCTGATAGGTGAGGCAGCAGACAACAGATCGCTCGCAGAGGTCGTCAACCGCAACGAGGAGAAGACGGATCTCTTTCTCATGGCCTACGGCAAGTGCCTTGACAGGGAGTGCATGTTCGCTTCTAACCGGGAACACAGGCTCATTATGCAGGCGCTGGTGAGGAGGGATCCAGACGAGGCCGCCAGGCTGGTCCTGTTCCATTGCCAGTCGGTCAGGCACAGGTTCTCTCCCTTGTTCAACCACGAGGAGGAAGGTTAG
- a CDS encoding aspartate aminotransferase family protein, protein MGNTEGNLQWVERARRHIPGGVNSNNRALPWPMAIVRAEGAYFYDADGNRYLDYHAAFGPIILGHNHPAVNAAVREAMERVDLVGTAVTDLEVLLAEKISEHVPSAEMVALCNSGSEATYLAIRLARAVTGRPSIVKFQGTYHGWHDAVAMNVISPPERIGRKDPLSQGMLQEEIDHTFVLPFNNLEAVGELMDSRSDEIAAVIVEVIPHNIGCVMPKEGFLEGLRTITHANGSLLIFDEVVTGFRHDLGGYQRICGVTPDLSTFAKAMANGYPIAALVGKAEYMERLAPGGGVFFAGTFNGTPSSVAAALATIRELEVGGVHEHCFQLAEMAANGLQEIASELGIVMTVARFGSVFVPYFMEGPIESYEDLLRNDTERDIWFRRSMCEHGVFMLPTALKRNHVGAAHTEADIAMTLEIARQVLSSMPAHVS, encoded by the coding sequence ATGGGCAACACAGAGGGCAATCTCCAGTGGGTTGAGAGGGCTAGGCGTCATATACCGGGGGGCGTCAATTCTAACAACCGAGCTCTGCCCTGGCCTATGGCGATAGTCAGGGCCGAGGGAGCTTACTTCTACGATGCCGACGGCAATCGGTACCTCGACTATCACGCGGCGTTCGGCCCCATTATCCTGGGACATAATCATCCCGCGGTGAACGCCGCCGTGAGGGAGGCTATGGAGAGGGTGGACCTCGTGGGAACGGCAGTGACCGACCTAGAGGTGTTGCTTGCAGAGAAGATATCCGAGCACGTCCCGTCTGCCGAGATGGTAGCGCTGTGCAATTCAGGGTCGGAGGCGACCTACCTCGCCATCAGATTAGCTCGGGCCGTCACCGGTCGCCCCTCTATCGTCAAGTTCCAGGGGACCTATCATGGTTGGCACGATGCCGTGGCCATGAACGTGATCAGCCCACCAGAGAGGATTGGGCGAAAGGACCCGCTATCTCAGGGCATGCTACAGGAGGAGATAGACCATACCTTTGTGCTCCCCTTCAACAATCTGGAGGCCGTAGGCGAGCTCATGGACAGTCGCAGTGATGAGATAGCCGCGGTCATCGTGGAGGTGATACCTCATAACATAGGCTGTGTCATGCCCAAAGAGGGGTTCCTAGAGGGTCTGAGGACGATCACCCACGCGAACGGTAGCCTGCTCATATTCGATGAGGTAGTCACAGGGTTCCGCCATGACCTGGGTGGATACCAGCGGATATGTGGGGTTACCCCTGACCTGTCCACCTTTGCCAAGGCCATGGCCAATGGCTATCCCATAGCGGCTCTGGTCGGCAAGGCCGAGTACATGGAGAGGCTAGCACCGGGAGGGGGAGTGTTCTTTGCCGGCACCTTTAACGGCACGCCGAGCAGCGTGGCGGCGGCGCTCGCGACCATCCGCGAGCTGGAGGTTGGAGGGGTCCACGAGCACTGCTTCCAGCTGGCTGAGATGGCCGCCAACGGTCTGCAGGAGATAGCCAGCGAGCTGGGCATCGTCATGACCGTTGCTCGCTTTGGATCGGTCTTCGTACCTTACTTTATGGAGGGGCCCATCGAGAGCTACGAGGACCTGCTGCGGAACGACACGGAGAGGGATATCTGGTTCAGGAGATCGATGTGCGAGCACGGGGTGTTCATGCTCCCCACCGCCTTGAAGCGTAACCATGTGGGAGCTGCCCACACGGAGGCGGATATAGCTATGACCCTCGAGATCGCCAGGCAGGTGCTCTCGAGCATGCCAGCGCACGTGTCATGA
- a CDS encoding SDR family NAD(P)-dependent oxidoreductase, translating into MRLDGKVAVITGAASGIGRGTAEVFAEHGARLVLVDLDAEGLAGLVGQLKAGGAEVVGISGDVSHKATAVEAVGAALRQYGRIDVVFNNAGVMYSGAFHELGDDLWDRVLDVNLRGTYLFCREAIPHMLEQGRGSIINMSSVMATLTEPGYEAYTTSKAGIIGLTKAIAVSYAERGIRCNCVCPGWVDTPLNRRLAEELGGMDRLNALIKQQQPNGRMLSTREVANAVLFLASDESSGVTGAAIYVDGGASSAI; encoded by the coding sequence ATGAGGCTGGACGGTAAGGTAGCGGTGATAACAGGAGCGGCTTCCGGTATAGGTCGAGGCACCGCGGAGGTGTTCGCCGAGCACGGAGCAAGGCTAGTCTTGGTCGACCTGGACGCTGAGGGTCTGGCGGGCCTCGTCGGCCAGCTCAAGGCTGGAGGGGCCGAGGTCGTCGGCATCAGCGGGGATGTCTCCCACAAAGCGACCGCGGTAGAGGCCGTTGGAGCCGCCCTCCGGCAGTATGGTCGAATCGATGTGGTGTTCAACAACGCGGGCGTGATGTACTCCGGGGCCTTTCACGAGCTGGGCGATGACCTGTGGGACAGGGTGCTCGATGTAAACCTCCGAGGCACCTACCTCTTCTGCAGGGAAGCCATCCCTCACATGCTGGAGCAGGGCCGGGGCTCGATCATCAACATGTCCTCCGTCATGGCCACGCTGACCGAGCCGGGTTACGAGGCCTACACCACATCGAAGGCCGGGATCATCGGCCTCACGAAGGCCATCGCGGTGTCCTACGCTGAGAGGGGGATAAGGTGCAACTGCGTGTGTCCGGGCTGGGTGGATACACCCCTGAACCGTAGGTTGGCTGAGGAGCTTGGGGGGATGGACCGGCTGAACGCCCTGATCAAGCAGCAGCAGCCCAACGGCAGGATGCTCTCCACCCGCGAGGTGGCCAACGCAGTCCTGTTTCTAGCCTCCGACGAGTCCAGTGGCGTCACGGGAGCGGCGATCTACGTGGACGGCGGAGCCTCGTCGGCGATCTAG
- a CDS encoding glycoside hydrolase family 95-like protein gives MQGLRARGGFEVSVRWQGGRLASAEIRTLRDGLCRVRCSDRFDVRLDGAPVEVRWEEDGVAGFRCLAGLTYELRALEGAN, from the coding sequence GTGCAGGGGCTGCGAGCCCGGGGAGGATTCGAGGTGTCCGTCCGGTGGCAGGGGGGACGCCTGGCCAGCGCCGAGATCAGGACCCTGCGCGATGGCCTCTGTCGGGTGCGCTGTAGCGATCGCTTTGACGTGAGGCTCGATGGCGCGCCGGTGGAGGTGCGGTGGGAAGAAGACGGCGTCGCCGGTTTCCGCTGCCTGGCTGGGCTGACCTATGAGCTGAGGGCGCTAGAGGGTGCTAACTAG
- a CDS encoding AraC family transcriptional regulator: protein MSYTETGPSTQLLAIDERERLRMQANREELVDLILRAVPEDGAREPIEGLMLRRTSYPTEGGRGVSQPTLCVVAQGSKEFLLGHERYRYDPYHYLVVTAELPYASQVVEASPAHPFLCVVLYLEPNLVHSVIIEAERGAPSPRSDIRAVHVSPLDAGLLDAMVRLVRLVESPAQASFLAPLIKREIIYRLLHSEQRGRLYQVAAQTGHTQHIIHAIRWLRENLDKPLRIEQLARDTSMSVSNFHHHFKAITGLTPLQYHKQLRLQEARRLMLNEGLDATSAGHLVGYQDISHFVRDYRRLFGSPPMRDIERLREDALAGVP from the coding sequence ATGAGCTACACAGAGACAGGACCAAGCACCCAACTGCTGGCCATAGACGAGCGCGAGCGTCTCAGGATGCAGGCCAATCGCGAGGAGCTGGTGGACCTCATCCTACGCGCCGTCCCCGAGGACGGTGCCCGGGAGCCGATCGAGGGGCTCATGCTGCGGAGGACGTCTTACCCCACCGAGGGGGGCCGCGGCGTGTCCCAGCCGACCCTGTGCGTCGTCGCGCAGGGCAGCAAAGAGTTCCTGCTAGGGCACGAGCGCTACAGATACGACCCCTACCACTACCTGGTCGTCACGGCCGAGCTGCCCTACGCCAGCCAGGTGGTCGAGGCATCGCCCGCGCATCCGTTCCTGTGCGTCGTGCTTTACCTCGAGCCCAACCTGGTCCATTCGGTGATCATAGAGGCCGAGCGAGGAGCACCCAGCCCCAGATCGGATATCAGGGCGGTCCACGTGAGCCCGCTGGATGCCGGCCTGCTGGACGCGATGGTCAGGCTCGTGAGGCTCGTGGAGTCACCAGCACAGGCTAGCTTCCTTGCCCCCCTGATCAAGCGAGAGATCATCTACCGGCTGCTGCACAGCGAGCAGCGCGGCCGCCTGTATCAGGTGGCCGCGCAGACCGGCCACACACAGCACATCATACACGCCATCCGCTGGCTCAGGGAGAACCTCGACAAGCCCCTGCGGATAGAGCAGCTGGCGCGGGACACGAGCATGAGCGTCTCCAACTTCCACCATCACTTCAAGGCGATCACCGGCTTGACCCCGCTGCAGTACCACAAGCAGCTCAGGCTACAGGAAGCCCGTCGCCTGATGCTCAACGAGGGCCTGGACGCCACCAGCGCAGGCCACCTCGTGGGCTACCAGGACATCTCCCACTTCGTCCGTGACTACCGCCGCCTCTTCGGATCCCCTCCCATGCGCGACATCGAGCGCCTCAGGGAAGACGCGCTCGCGGGAGTACCTTAG